The genomic region TGCCGTGGCCGGGCGCGAGCCCGTGCGCCGCCCCGGCCACGAACGCGATCACCAACGCCACCGGCACGAAACCCGGCGACTGCACGATCTCGATCAACCGATCGCCGAACCCGGCGGCGCCGAAGAAATCGCCGCTGAGGAGGCGGTCGAAGAGGCCGGAAGCAGCGCCGAGGCTCGTGGCGACGTCCATGGGTCAGGCCGCTCGCCGACGCCGGCGGTACCAGAAGATCCCGGCCGCGGCGGCGGCCAGCACGACACCCCCGATGATCAGGAGCTGCCGGGCGCTCTCGTCCGCCGACACCGCGGCCACCGTCCGGGTCGACGCGGCGCCGGAACCGGCGTCCGTGCCGCCGGCGATGCTCCAGTCCGCCGACTCGTGCTTGGCGTCGTACACCGCCTTCTGCCCGTCGGGGCCCCGGGCGAGCGTCCGGTACGCCTCGTGCAGGTCGGTGAGCATCCGGGACGTCACGGTCACCGTGCTCACCGGCCCGGGGCAGCTGAACAGCACGTCGGCGCCGTCGGCCGCCAGATCGTCGGTGACGTCGACCTTTCCCGCGCACGCCCGCCCGCCCTGCGTCACGGCGATCCGCTCGGTCAGGTAGCCCGCGAACTCCGGAGCCGTGGCCATCGCGGCGGCGTCGGAGTCCTCGTAGGTCACCGCGCCGTCGAGCATCACCCGGTCCTTCGGCAGCACCCCGAGGTCGATGCCGAGCAGGGTCAGGTCGTCGGTGCCGCCGACGCGCCAGCGGACCCGCACGCCCTGTTCGCCGTCGCCCGCGACCTCGATCTGCTGTGGAGCGCCGAACGGATGCGCCGAGGCCGGATCCGGGACGAGCCCCACGATCAGCGCCAGCGCGAGCACTCCCAGGGAGCATCGCCGGGCGTGGCGCAGGGAAAACACAGTGGACTCGCAGTTCGCTCGGAGGTCAGGCGGAAACCCAGTGATCGTTTCGGCCGCAGGTGACCAGCGAGGTCACGGAAACTGAGCGAACGTTGACAGCGAGATTGCCGGACTCCGAAGACTGCCGAGCCCGGTCGGGCCGGGTGGCGGACGGCCGTGACGGCGCGGACGAGGGCGCGGACCGTCACGTCCGCACCCTCGTCCCGCGTGCGCCCGGCGTCTTCCCCGGCCGGGTCAGGCGGGTTCCGGCCCCTCGAAGACCCGCCGCACGTCGACCTCGACGTCGACCCCGGACTCGATGAAGAGGTCCACGAACCGCCGCGCCCACTCCATCGCCTCGTCCTTGGATCGCACCTCCATCAGCGCGAACCCGGCGATGAGCTCCTTCGTCTCGGTGAACGGGCCGTCGATGACAGTGACCTTGCCCTTCTCGGCGGTGATCCGGCCCGACTCCTTGCTGCTCTTCTCGAGCCCCTCGCCCGCGAGCAGCACACCCGCCTTCGCCGCCTCGCCGACGAAGGCGCCCATCCGCTCGATGAACTCGGGGCTCGGGTCGAAGGTGCCGGGCTGGTCCTCGTCGAG from Micromonospora sp. WMMD812 harbors:
- a CDS encoding YciI family protein; amino-acid sequence: MRYMLMHKLDEDQPGTFDPSPEFIERMGAFVGEAAKAGVLLAGEGLEKSSKESGRITAEKGKVTVIDGPFTETKELIAGFALMEVRSKDEAMEWARRFVDLFIESGVDVEVDVRRVFEGPEPA